ACAGATGACGACCCTTGTGCCTGGGGATTCGTCTTCAGTACTGTCGCAGCACAGTCAAAGGACGCGTAGTTGAACCGCTCCTTGCAGGTAGTTCCAGCATCCTTCGAGCGCTCACCGGCCGCATGAGGGACGCCCTGTTCTGACACATCAACGCCTACTTGACGGGCCGTATCTGAAGGTATTGGCGCGCCATCACCTGCGCCCGAATGGACTTGCGTCCCCCAGGCTGAAGCAGTCTTCGCAGCCTCCGACGCATCAGTCCCGAACCCGACAAAATCAAGTTCAATCTCTGCATCATCTCCAAGAGAATCCAGTGCATTATTTATCCCCGTCGGCATTCGTCGGTCCTTCTCAGCGGTCCCAGCCCGCCGGTTCCCACCGATATTCTCCGCCGACTGCCCTGCCTTGGCCAGATTTTGTTTTTTCCAGTCTtcgaaggagagaaagttCACGTTATCGAGTGGCGAGTCGGTGTCGAGTTCCTGCTCTGTTTCTCGCCCTGGTGGTGATACCGCTGAGCCTGTCTCCACCGACACTGTGGCCGAACCCGATTCTGGTGTGACTTTTGCAGGATCCTGATTTTGCGGTGTCGGCGTTGGCGCGAGTAGTTCACCGTTCCTCCTGCGATCCCATTGCGTCTCGATGCAGGTCGGCCACTGCAAAACGctggcttcggcttctctCCAATCCCTCGCGAGACATAttggctgttgttgttgttgtagtgTGGTCTCACCACCGGTTTCCAGGATCCATGCCAACATACAAATAGCCCAAGAGGCCCAGTATGTCGTGATCCACCGGGGTACCAACATCGTGAGGCGGAACTTGGCTCAGGTAGGAATCATTGGCGCGAACATCGTCTGTGGACTGGGAGTTGAATAAGTTAATCTACCGTTTTCGCAGCGAAGAAATAAGTGGGACTGAGTGGCAAGCCCTTATCAGCTTCTGTGGGGTTTGACCACCTTTGATCCGTAACCGCTTGGTCTGGGGCCGGGTCTTTTTGGCCAAGTGTCGTGGACTCGTGAAGTACGCAATACGTAGGGAGCGGATCTGAGGTAACACAGGGGATTCGAGCGCACTGCtggtaatatataaagatagtGATATAGTACAACAAAGAGAGTGGGCAATAATAACTATTTGTCGAAAGGGAGTTGGGGGACGAGCAAATCCTTAATAGCGACGGGCAGAAGCTTGACCGCTCGGTCTTCGGCAAAACTACAAGCGCAGACGGTGTAGCACGACTTATTGAGTCGCAGTTACGGTCAAGCAAAAGTACTTGGATTACAGATACTACTACCAGTGGGAATTTTGTACGAGAATCACTTTTGGATTAAATCCTCCGTGGCTACCCATCCAACTGTCCTAGTAACTAAAATATACAGAAACCAGTCCAATGCCAGACCAATAACATGGCTTTTCCCGtagcttttctttctttgttgaGATGAGAGAACGGCACCGCCATCGGCCCCGTCTCGAGTCGTCGCCAGCCCGTGATGTTGAAACCGTATTGAgaataaaagaagaagaaaaaaacatGCGTAAAGTGAAAAGAGGCAAAGGTCCCAATAGccttgaagaaaacaaagtGCCAATCTGAGAAAACCGTCGCCTCCCGGTACCACTTTTGAATGTTTCGCGCCTTGATAAGTATTATACAGGAGTTCAGGGTAATGGTAAAAGGGCGCTTGGGTGTGACACAAGATATGGTCTATAAAGGGGTAAAAGAATAAAAACATAATATAGTGGTGATGGGACACCAGGTTTTCTGCTCAAAATTGATCGAGAAGGAAAATTGAATATATCGAATGCTCAAAAATAGACTGTATTCAGACGCATGGAACGGGAACATCATAACACGAGAGGCTGCAGACATGCCGAGACAAAGTGGGGGATGGCCGGTCGCTTATAGGTGAAGGTCATGCCACCCACCAACGAGATCGAGATCCTCATCAATACTGCCATGATAGTCTTGGTTGAGGGCAGGCGTCTCCAAGGAATCACGTCGCCATTCTCTATTAAGGaactggcggcggcggcggtctGGAGACGTGAAGCTCTCCTTCTTAGCCCAGGAACCATAATCGAACCCAGAGGAGCCCAGACCCCAATCTTTCCGCCAATTCATGTTGTTTGGGAAGCGCTTTGACTCGAATGAACGCTCTGAGGGCTTAAAGTTCCTTCTCTTATCACCCAAGGCTGCCCACTTATCCAGGCTAGACTTCTTCGGAGAAGTTTGGGGAGTGAAAGAGACGACCTTGGGAGTAGTAGTGAAGGTCTCAGATTTTGGCGGCTTGACCAAGGAGTCGGAGCTCTTAGAGGCAGGCGACTGCACAGGGCGAGAGCGGGAGTTGAGAATGGAAGTAGAGCTTGGCTCTCGCAAGCCTGCAGTAGGGGAGCTCCTTCCGTCCACTGTAGTGCTCTCATGGCTCCAGCTACGGGAGTTCTGTTCACGTCGTTCGTTGAAGGCCATTTCCTCGCCTTCCgattcctcttcttcccaaagATCGCTCCAACTCTTGGAGATTTGATCGCTCTTGTTGTTCCGACCAAATACCATAGAAAGAGATGGAATCGGCTTGGCCGCCTGGCTGGGCAGGGACCCAGTAATCGGCACGGGGTCCGAAGGAGGTGGATAACGGGGAGCGGTCTTCCCGACCGCTGGGAAAGCATTGGAACGGTACGAGTCACCTAGGGTAGACTCTAAAACGGACGCCATGGATGGCGTCTGATGAACAGAAAACCAAGAGGTGCCTGCAGTTTCCGATGGCGGGAAGAGATCTTCCGAATAGCTCTCGTTGTCGGGAATGGCAGAGAGTTGTCGAATGGCCTGAGGTGGGCTGGATTGGAGTGCCTTTGCCCATGGGAAGGAGTCGCCTTGGTTGATTTGGGGGCTCGAGATGGAGGGAGTCCGAAGGGGCTCGCGGTTAGCGCTTGCTGGCACGACCTCGCGCTCATCGGTGCAGAATTCATCCAACGCATCATCATCGGTCGTGAAGGATACAGTCCGCAAGACGGCATCGCGGAGACCAGAGATGGACCGTTTCTCGGGGTCAATTGCCAACGTGATGCTCAAAATCTCAAAGGTGTCCTGCGACATGTTGGGGAAGATGTCGAAGAGAGACTGTCGATCCCTCACGTAATCAGCAAACAGAACGTCGGATTCGGTTGGTGTAGCAAATGGGTTCCGAGCAAATAGGACATTGAGCAGGCAGATACCAACAGCCCAAATGTCAGCTTTCGCAGGAGAATACCCATTGTTGGCCGGATCGTACTGTTCCGGGGCCATATAGCGATCACTTCCAACACAGCCTTCGTAGCACCAGGCATCACGAGTAGCAAGCCCGAGGTCACCGAGTTTCATGGATCCATCTTGCGTAAGGAAGATATTCTCCGGTTTGATGTCTCGGTGAT
Above is a window of Aspergillus puulaauensis MK2 DNA, chromosome 2, nearly complete sequence DNA encoding:
- a CDS encoding putative serine/threonine protein kinase (COG:T;~EggNog:ENOG410PHIU;~InterPro:IPR000719,IPR011009,IPR008271;~PFAM:PF07714,PF00069;~SMCOG1030:serine/threonine protein kinase;~antiSMASH:Cluster_2.5;~go_function: GO:0004672 - protein kinase activity [Evidence IEA];~go_function: GO:0005524 - ATP binding [Evidence IEA];~go_process: GO:0006468 - protein phosphorylation [Evidence IEA]), which produces MESLKNSFIPGQLLDSRFRTVAPLNHGSFGMVFLANDLQTGRDVAIKCMMKPPSNEPWSPSASDGRFEELDCHQRLRYHPNIVNLVHYFETKTHLYLVLEYCANGDLYEAIRLNRGPLETEHVREFMLELVSAVEFMHVNGLYHRDIKPENIFLTQDGSMKLGDLGLATRDAWCYEGCVGSDRYMAPEQYDPANNGYSPAKADIWAVGICLLNVLFARNPFATPTESDVLFADYVRDRQSLFDIFPNMSQDTFEILSITLAIDPEKRSISGLRDAVLRTVSFTTDDDALDEFCTDEREVVPASANREPLRTPSISSPQINQGDSFPWAKALQSSPPQAIRQLSAIPDNESYSEDLFPPSETAGTSWFSVHQTPSMASVLESTLGDSYRSNAFPAVGKTAPRYPPPSDPVPITGSLPSQAAKPIPSLSMVFGRNNKSDQISKSWSDLWEEEESEGEEMAFNERREQNSRSWSHESTTVDGRSSPTAGLREPSSTSILNSRSRPVQSPASKSSDSLVKPPKSETFTTTPKVVSFTPQTSPKKSSLDKWAALGDKRRNFKPSERSFESKRFPNNMNWRKDWGLGSSGFDYGSWAKKESFTSPDRRRRQFLNREWRRDSLETPALNQDYHGSIDEDLDLVGGWHDLHL